A genomic region of Nakamurella alba contains the following coding sequences:
- a CDS encoding SDR family NAD(P)-dependent oxidoreductase codes for MPFTPSRTLITGASSGIGAGFARTFAARGSDLVLVARREDRLRELAAELTARHGIRAQVLPADLAEPDAGRLLIEQVDGEVDLLVNNAGFATHGPLAESDAARIENEIDVDVRALVSLTRAFLPGMIARRSGAIVNLASTASFQPLPGMAVYGAAKAFVRTFSEAVWQEARPHGVKVFALSPGPTRTEFFDVVGTESAAVGTMRDVDQVIATALRALDSRRTPPGVVDGRANALVAWSTRLVPRRILIPMTARMLG; via the coding sequence ATGCCGTTCACCCCGTCCCGCACTCTGATCACCGGAGCCAGTTCGGGCATCGGCGCCGGTTTCGCCCGGACCTTCGCCGCCCGCGGCTCCGACCTGGTGCTGGTCGCCCGCCGCGAGGACCGGCTGCGCGAGCTGGCGGCGGAACTGACTGCCAGACATGGCATCCGGGCACAGGTGCTGCCGGCCGACCTGGCCGAGCCGGACGCCGGCCGGCTGCTGATCGAGCAGGTCGACGGCGAGGTGGACCTGCTGGTCAACAATGCCGGCTTCGCCACCCACGGACCGCTCGCGGAGTCGGATGCCGCCCGCATCGAGAACGAGATCGACGTCGACGTCCGGGCTCTCGTCTCGCTGACCCGGGCGTTCCTGCCCGGGATGATCGCCCGCCGGTCCGGCGCCATCGTGAACCTGGCCAGCACGGCCTCCTTCCAGCCGTTGCCCGGGATGGCCGTCTACGGGGCGGCCAAGGCCTTCGTCCGGACCTTCTCCGAGGCGGTCTGGCAGGAGGCACGCCCGCACGGGGTCAAGGTGTTCGCGCTGTCCCCCGGGCCCACCCGGACCGAGTTCTTCGACGTGGTCGGCACCGAGTCCGCCGCCGTGGGCACGATGCGCGACGTCGACCAGGTGATCGCCACGGCCCTGCGCGCGCTCGACTCCCGCCGCACCCCTCCGGGTGTGGTGGACGGGCGGGCCAACGCGCTGGTCGCCTGGTCGACCCGGCTGGTGCCGCGCCGGATCCTCATCCCGATGACCGCCCGCATGCTCGGCTGA
- a CDS encoding NAD(P)-dependent alcohol dehydrogenase, with the protein MKALVQARYGPAEQLSFEEVPDPTPGRGEVLVAVRAASVNAADWHVMRGDPYLARLMAPGIFGLRGPRNKVRGRDVAGVVEAAGPDVRHLRVGDRVFGELAKDGAFAEKVCAHEDLLEILPLEVPFDRAAALPLAGGTALGAVRAGKVGPGQKVLINGASGGVGTYAVQMAVALGAEVTGVCSGRNLEMVRSLGAEDVIDYGAADFTAAGRQWDVIVDLAASRSLSELRRALTPTGTLVLTGGGRSEGGSFFGPMGLMIGAGVRSLFSKPQRLVIFSAKPDRALLRDLLAMQREGAIRPVVDRAFHLSEAAAAIRYVELEHPRAKVLIAV; encoded by the coding sequence ATGAAGGCGTTGGTGCAGGCGCGGTACGGGCCCGCGGAACAACTCTCGTTCGAGGAGGTACCGGACCCGACCCCCGGGCGCGGGGAGGTGCTGGTCGCGGTGCGCGCGGCGTCGGTGAACGCCGCCGACTGGCACGTGATGCGCGGGGACCCCTACCTGGCCCGGCTGATGGCGCCCGGGATCTTCGGGCTGCGCGGCCCGCGGAACAAGGTGCGGGGACGTGACGTCGCCGGCGTGGTGGAGGCCGCCGGACCCGATGTGCGCCACCTGCGGGTCGGTGACCGGGTGTTCGGCGAGCTGGCGAAGGACGGTGCGTTCGCCGAGAAGGTCTGCGCCCACGAGGATCTGCTCGAGATACTGCCGCTCGAGGTGCCCTTCGACCGGGCCGCGGCGTTACCGCTGGCCGGCGGTACGGCCCTGGGAGCGGTGCGGGCGGGGAAGGTCGGCCCCGGGCAGAAGGTGCTGATCAACGGGGCGTCCGGGGGTGTCGGTACCTACGCGGTGCAGATGGCGGTCGCCCTCGGCGCCGAGGTCACCGGGGTGTGCAGTGGGCGGAACCTGGAGATGGTCCGGTCCCTCGGTGCAGAGGACGTGATCGACTACGGTGCCGCCGATTTCACCGCGGCCGGCCGGCAGTGGGACGTCATCGTCGACCTGGCGGCCAGCCGTTCCCTGTCGGAGCTGCGGCGTGCGCTGACGCCCACCGGGACCCTGGTGCTGACCGGCGGCGGCCGGTCGGAGGGTGGCAGCTTCTTCGGGCCGATGGGGCTGATGATCGGCGCCGGGGTGCGGTCGTTGTTCTCGAAACCCCAGCGTCTGGTGATCTTCTCGGCGAAGCCCGATCGGGCGCTGCTGCGTGACCTGTTGGCGATGCAGCGGGAAGGTGCGATCCGTCCGGTGGTGGACCGCGCCTTCCATCTGTCCGAGGCCGCCGCCGCGATCCGCTACGTCGAGCTCGAGCATCCGCGGGCCAAGGTGCTGATCGCGGTCTAG
- a CDS encoding MerR family transcriptional regulator, with translation MSYSIGQVAGLAGVTVRTLHHYGRIGLLEPQGRTGSGYRQYAERDLDRLRHILFYRELGFPLEEIATILDDPGADTRAHLRRQHELLTGRIGRLHTMIEAIEKEMEADSMGIQLTPQEKFEIFGPNYSEDYETEAEQRWGDSEAWRQSQQRAGKLTKQQWIEIKESTDDLNRRLAEAMTSGAAADSPAAMDLAEEHRRGIEMFYDCSYAMHRGLGDMYVADERFTRTYDEVAPGLAGWLRDAIHANASRHEA, from the coding sequence ATGAGCTACAGCATCGGGCAGGTGGCCGGGCTGGCCGGCGTGACCGTCCGGACGTTGCACCACTACGGCCGGATCGGGCTGCTGGAGCCGCAGGGCCGGACCGGCAGCGGCTACCGGCAGTACGCCGAACGGGACCTGGACCGGTTGCGGCACATTCTCTTCTACCGCGAGCTCGGGTTCCCGCTGGAGGAGATCGCGACCATCCTGGACGACCCGGGCGCGGACACCCGCGCCCACCTGCGCCGGCAGCACGAATTGCTGACCGGGCGGATCGGGCGTCTGCACACGATGATCGAGGCGATCGAGAAGGAGATGGAGGCGGACAGCATGGGGATCCAACTGACCCCGCAGGAGAAGTTCGAGATCTTCGGGCCGAACTACTCCGAGGACTACGAGACCGAGGCGGAGCAGCGCTGGGGCGACTCCGAGGCCTGGCGGCAGTCGCAGCAGCGGGCCGGCAAGCTCACCAAGCAGCAGTGGATCGAGATCAAGGAGAGCACCGACGATCTCAACCGGCGACTGGCCGAGGCCATGACGTCGGGGGCGGCGGCCGACTCCCCGGCCGCGATGGACCTGGCCGAGGAGCACCGGCGGGGCATCGAGATGTTCTACGACTGCTCGTACGCCATGCACCGCGGTCTCGGCGACATGTACGTCGCCGACGAGCGTTTCACCCGCACCTACGACGAGGTCGCGCCGGGACTGGCGGGCTGGCTACGGGATGCCATCCACGCCAACGCCTCTCGCCACGAGGCCTGA
- a CDS encoding bifunctional glycosyltransferase family 2/GtrA family protein has translation MTTDSLASPHRIRLPDERPDRSGDQITTDLDIVVPVYNEQHDLAPAVRRLHRYLEQSLPYRFRITVADNASTDETPRIADALAEELDRVRVLHLAQKGRGRALKAAWSGSDATVLAYMDVDLSTDLAALLPLVAPLLSGHSDLAIGTRLARTSRVIRGPKREIISRCYNLILRGTLAAHFSDAQCGFKAVRADVARQLLPMVQDDGWFFDTEMLVLAERSGLRIHEVPVDWVDDPQSSVDIVRTAKEDLRGVWRVGRALARGSLPVASVRAQLGRAPLDPGTAGVPTGMTTQVVRFAAIGVVSTLAYLLLFLVLHSWTGAQLANFLALAITAVGNTAANRRFTFGITEREGAGRHHLQGFGVFLLGLAVTSGSLALLDAAAPDAGRLLQLTVLVVANLVSTVLRFVLLRGWVFRRR, from the coding sequence ATGACCACCGATTCCCTTGCTTCGCCGCACCGGATCCGGCTGCCCGACGAGCGCCCGGACCGCAGCGGGGACCAGATCACCACCGACCTGGACATCGTGGTCCCGGTGTACAACGAGCAGCACGACCTCGCCCCGGCCGTCCGCCGACTGCACCGGTACCTGGAGCAGTCGCTGCCGTACCGGTTCCGGATCACCGTGGCGGACAACGCCTCCACCGACGAGACGCCCCGCATCGCCGACGCACTGGCGGAGGAACTCGACCGGGTGCGGGTGCTGCACCTGGCGCAGAAGGGCCGGGGCCGGGCGCTCAAGGCCGCCTGGAGCGGATCCGACGCGACAGTGCTGGCCTACATGGACGTCGACCTGTCCACCGATCTGGCGGCACTGCTGCCGCTGGTGGCCCCGCTGCTGTCCGGCCACTCGGACCTGGCCATCGGCACCCGGCTCGCCCGCACCTCGCGGGTGATCCGCGGGCCGAAGCGGGAGATCATCTCGCGCTGCTACAACCTCATCCTGCGCGGCACGCTCGCCGCCCACTTCTCCGACGCGCAGTGCGGGTTCAAGGCGGTGCGGGCCGATGTTGCCCGGCAGCTGCTGCCGATGGTGCAGGACGACGGCTGGTTCTTCGACACCGAGATGCTGGTGCTGGCCGAGCGTTCCGGCCTCCGGATCCACGAGGTGCCGGTGGACTGGGTGGACGACCCGCAGTCGAGCGTCGACATCGTGCGGACGGCGAAGGAGGACCTGCGCGGGGTGTGGCGGGTGGGCCGGGCGCTGGCCCGGGGCAGCCTCCCGGTGGCATCGGTGCGGGCGCAGCTCGGCCGGGCACCGCTGGACCCGGGGACCGCGGGCGTACCGACCGGGATGACCACCCAGGTGGTGCGGTTCGCGGCGATCGGTGTCGTCTCGACGCTGGCGTACCTGCTGCTGTTCCTGGTGCTCCACTCCTGGACGGGGGCCCAGCTCGCGAACTTCCTGGCACTCGCGATCACCGCGGTCGGCAACACCGCCGCGAACCGCCGGTTCACCTTCGGTATCACCGAGCGGGAGGGTGCCGGCCGACATCACCTGCAGGGCTTCGGGGTGTTCCTGCTCGGATTGGCGGTGACCAGCGGATCACTGGCGCTGCTGGACGCCGCCGCCCCCGATGCGGGTCGGTTGCTGCAACTGACCGTCCTGGTGGTGGCGAACCTGGTGTCGACCGTGCTCCGGTTCGTGCTCCTGCGCGGGTGGGTGTTCCGCAGGCGATGA
- a CDS encoding ArnT family glycosyltransferase: MTTTAPPAVAPTGAPVTPPGPHGPRWARPALGLLLAGTAALYLVNLSASGWANAFYSAAAQAGSVSWKAFFFGSSDAANAITVDKSPASIWFMALSVRVFGLSSFAILLPQALMGVASVGLLYTTVRRVSGAGAGLLAGAALALTPVAALMFRFNNPDALMVLGLVAGAWAITRAIATGRTRWLLWCGVFVGIAFLAKMMQAFLVLPGFGLAYLVAGPPRLRRRIGQLAAALGAMVVAGGWWAVVVSLWPADDRPYIGGSQTNSVWDLLLGYNGFGRLTGDEVGSVGWQDSSSVTKLIDSEMGGQIAWLLPAALIGLVTVLVLRRHRPRTDQVRAAAIVWGGWLLVTGVTFSLMQGIIHAYYAVALAPALAALIAIGARELWRHRSSPAAIGTLAGTVLLTGLWSKVLLARTGDYLPWLGTVVLAAAVLGAIGLVLAGLLTDRARALPPVAVVLALVAGLAGPAAYTAATVSEGHTGALPTAGPSTSGSSFGGGGGGAPGGGRGGGGGGGASGLLNSPTPSTEVIAALTTGSDDYTWAAAVVGSNNAAGYQLATGLPVMAVGGFNGTDPAPTLAEFQAMVAAGEIHWFIGGSGLGSSDSGSDDAAAIAAWVEQHYAATTVGSTTLYDLTPA, from the coding sequence ATGACCACCACCGCACCACCTGCCGTCGCCCCTACCGGGGCGCCGGTCACTCCCCCGGGTCCGCACGGGCCCCGGTGGGCCCGGCCCGCGCTGGGCCTGCTGCTGGCCGGTACCGCGGCGCTGTACCTGGTGAACCTGTCCGCCTCCGGCTGGGCGAACGCGTTCTACTCGGCGGCGGCACAGGCCGGATCGGTGTCCTGGAAGGCGTTCTTCTTCGGTTCCTCCGACGCTGCGAACGCGATCACCGTCGACAAGTCGCCGGCCTCCATCTGGTTCATGGCGCTCTCGGTGCGGGTCTTCGGGCTGAGCTCGTTCGCGATCCTGCTGCCGCAGGCGCTGATGGGCGTGGCGTCGGTCGGCCTGCTGTACACGACGGTCCGCCGGGTGTCCGGGGCCGGGGCCGGACTGCTCGCCGGTGCCGCACTCGCACTGACCCCGGTGGCGGCGTTGATGTTCCGCTTCAACAACCCGGACGCGCTGATGGTGCTGGGTCTGGTCGCCGGGGCCTGGGCGATCACCCGGGCGATCGCCACCGGCCGCACGAGGTGGCTGCTGTGGTGCGGCGTGTTCGTCGGCATCGCGTTCCTGGCAAAGATGATGCAGGCCTTCCTGGTGCTGCCCGGGTTCGGCCTGGCGTACCTGGTGGCCGGACCGCCGCGGCTGCGCCGCCGGATCGGGCAGCTCGCCGCGGCCCTGGGCGCGATGGTCGTGGCCGGTGGGTGGTGGGCCGTCGTGGTCAGCCTGTGGCCGGCCGACGACCGGCCGTACATCGGCGGTTCCCAGACCAACTCGGTGTGGGACCTGCTGCTCGGCTACAACGGCTTCGGCCGGCTCACCGGCGACGAGGTCGGCAGCGTCGGCTGGCAGGACTCCAGTTCCGTCACCAAGCTGATCGACTCGGAGATGGGCGGCCAGATCGCCTGGCTGCTGCCGGCCGCACTGATCGGACTGGTCACCGTCCTGGTGCTGCGCCGCCACCGACCACGGACGGACCAGGTGCGGGCGGCGGCGATCGTCTGGGGCGGTTGGCTTCTCGTCACCGGCGTCACCTTCTCGCTGATGCAGGGGATCATCCACGCCTACTACGCGGTGGCGCTGGCACCGGCACTGGCCGCGCTGATCGCCATCGGCGCCCGCGAGCTGTGGCGGCACCGCAGCTCGCCGGCCGCGATCGGCACGCTGGCCGGAACCGTGCTGCTGACCGGTCTCTGGTCGAAGGTGCTGCTCGCCCGCACCGGCGATTACCTGCCGTGGCTGGGCACTGTCGTGCTCGCCGCCGCCGTGCTCGGCGCCATCGGCCTGGTGCTCGCCGGTCTGCTGACCGACCGGGCCCGGGCGCTGCCCCCGGTCGCGGTGGTCCTCGCCCTTGTCGCCGGCCTCGCCGGCCCGGCGGCGTACACGGCTGCCACCGTCTCCGAGGGGCACACCGGCGCGCTGCCCACCGCCGGCCCCTCGACCTCCGGATCGTCCTTCGGCGGCGGTGGTGGTGGTGCGCCCGGTGGCGGCCGAGGCGGGGGCGGTGGCGGAGGGGCGAGCGGCCTGCTCAACAGCCCGACCCCGTCGACCGAGGTGATCGCCGCACTCACCACCGGCTCGGACGACTACACTTGGGCCGCAGCGGTCGTCGGCTCGAACAACGCCGCCGGGTACCAACTGGCGACCGGCCTCCCGGTGATGGCGGTCGGCGGGTTCAACGGCACCGACCCGGCGCCCACCCTCGCCGAGTTCCAGGCCATGGTCGCGGCCGGCGAGATCCACTGGTTCATCGGCGGTTCCGGTCTCGGCTCGTCCGACAGCGGTTCCGACGACGCCGCTGCGATCGCCGCGTGGGTGGAGCAGCACTATGCCGCGACCACCGTCGGCAGCACCACCCTCTACGACCTCACCCCGGCCTGA
- a CDS encoding ArnT family glycosyltransferase, translated as MTLTAPHPAVDGPAPATPTRSGRNRWQRAVLGDAADPRWARPLLWALVVGTAALYLTNLTSSGYANEFYAAAVKSGTESWTAWLFGSLDSANSITVDKPPGSLWLMVLSARIFGFSSFSLLLPQALMGVGTVALTYATVRRWSGHGAGLAAGALVALTPVAALMFRFDNPDALLVLLMTLGAYCVTRAIEDAPGRRSGRSTALRWLLLAGAAIGFAFLTKMLQGLLVLPGFGLAYLVAGRARLRTRLWHLLAALGAMIVSAGWFVALVALWPADSRPYIGGSTNNSLWELALGYNGLGRILGGDGNGGGGGGGTVGGNTGFGGATGLGRMFGSAFGTEISWLLPAALLAVIAGVWFTRAAPRTDRVRASLILWGGWLFVTALVLSFMEGTVHPYYAVALAPAIAATVAVAGRELWRGRSSHLARGALAAMIAVTAVWGWYLLQRNAADWLPWLRWVVLVGGLAGAALLLVSAGRLKKLAVAAVLVGTITSLGATTAWTVATAAQAHSGSIPTSGPASTSSQGGFGAGGGGGSGGGRGMVTSSGTSGSSGTELTAALDATTTRWSAAVIGDQSAAGYILSTDTAVMAIGGWSGSDDSPTLEQFQQYVADGEITYFIASGGGMGGMGGGGTGGGAGGSGDTSASQITAWVEANYTATTIGGTTVYVLNS; from the coding sequence ATGACTCTCACCGCTCCGCACCCGGCCGTCGACGGACCCGCACCCGCGACACCCACCCGATCGGGCCGGAACCGCTGGCAGCGCGCGGTTCTCGGCGATGCGGCCGACCCGCGCTGGGCCAGGCCGCTGCTCTGGGCCCTGGTCGTCGGCACCGCCGCGCTCTACCTGACGAACCTCACCTCGTCCGGCTACGCCAACGAGTTCTACGCCGCGGCGGTGAAGTCCGGTACTGAGTCGTGGACCGCCTGGCTCTTCGGGTCGCTCGACTCCGCGAACTCCATCACCGTCGACAAGCCGCCGGGATCGCTGTGGCTGATGGTGCTCTCGGCCCGCATCTTCGGTTTCAGCTCGTTCTCGCTGCTGCTCCCGCAGGCGCTGATGGGGGTGGGCACGGTGGCATTGACCTACGCCACCGTGCGCCGCTGGTCCGGACACGGTGCCGGTCTCGCGGCCGGTGCGCTGGTCGCGCTCACCCCCGTCGCCGCGCTGATGTTCCGGTTCGACAACCCGGATGCGCTGCTGGTGCTGCTGATGACCCTCGGCGCCTACTGCGTGACCCGGGCGATCGAGGACGCACCGGGACGGCGGAGCGGCCGGAGCACCGCGCTGCGCTGGCTGCTGCTGGCCGGTGCGGCGATCGGGTTCGCCTTCCTCACCAAGATGCTCCAGGGTCTGCTGGTGCTGCCGGGCTTCGGCCTCGCCTACCTGGTCGCCGGCCGCGCCCGGCTCCGGACGCGACTGTGGCACCTGCTCGCCGCGCTCGGCGCCATGATCGTGTCCGCCGGGTGGTTCGTCGCACTGGTGGCGCTGTGGCCGGCCGACTCCCGCCCCTACATCGGCGGGTCCACCAACAACTCGCTGTGGGAACTCGCACTCGGCTACAACGGCCTGGGCCGGATCCTCGGCGGTGACGGGAACGGCGGCGGCGGTGGTGGCGGGACGGTCGGTGGTAACACCGGTTTCGGCGGCGCCACCGGACTGGGCCGGATGTTCGGCTCGGCCTTCGGCACGGAGATCTCCTGGCTGCTCCCGGCCGCGCTGCTCGCCGTGATCGCCGGTGTCTGGTTCACCCGTGCGGCGCCGCGCACCGATCGGGTCCGCGCCTCGCTGATCCTGTGGGGCGGCTGGCTGTTCGTCACGGCACTGGTGCTGTCCTTCATGGAGGGCACCGTGCACCCGTACTACGCGGTGGCCCTGGCCCCGGCGATCGCCGCGACCGTGGCGGTCGCCGGCCGGGAGCTCTGGCGCGGCCGGAGCTCGCACCTTGCCCGCGGCGCCCTCGCGGCGATGATCGCGGTCACCGCGGTCTGGGGCTGGTACCTGTTGCAGCGCAACGCGGCCGACTGGCTGCCGTGGCTGCGATGGGTGGTGCTGGTCGGCGGGCTCGCCGGCGCCGCGCTGCTGCTGGTGTCGGCCGGGCGGCTGAAGAAGCTCGCCGTGGCTGCCGTTCTGGTGGGCACCATCACCTCGCTCGGGGCGACGACGGCCTGGACGGTGGCGACCGCGGCGCAGGCGCACAGTGGTTCCATCCCTACCTCCGGGCCGGCGTCCACCTCGTCCCAGGGCGGCTTCGGCGCCGGCGGTGGCGGTGGCAGTGGCGGCGGACGGGGCATGGTGACGTCCTCCGGCACCTCGGGCTCCTCGGGCACCGAGTTGACCGCTGCCCTCGACGCCACCACCACCCGCTGGTCGGCCGCGGTGATCGGCGACCAGAGCGCCGCCGGGTACATCTTGTCCACCGACACCGCCGTGATGGCGATCGGCGGCTGGAGCGGCAGTGACGACTCGCCGACCCTGGAACAGTTCCAGCAGTACGTGGCCGACGGGGAGATCACCTACTTCATCGCCTCCGGCGGCGGGATGGGCGGCATGGGCGGCGGCGGCACGGGTGGCGGTGCAGGCGGTTCCGGGGACACCTCCGCCTCGCAGATCACCGCCTGGGTGGAGGCGAACTACACCGCCACCACCATCGGCGGCACCACGGTGTACGTGTTGAACTCCTAG
- a CDS encoding response regulator transcription factor — protein MSTSTPFAGITPRTDAREVLRGPDGRAIKVLVVDDEQTLSELLALALRYEGWEVRTAADGASAVAAAREMRPDLVVLDVMLPDMDGLEVLRRMRNESDRTPVLFLTAKDAVEDRIAGLTAGGDDYVTKPFSIEELVLRLRALLRRSHTALAADSSTITVGDLSLDEDSREVHRGGDLIQLTATEFELLRFLMRNAKRVLSKAQILDRVWNYDFGGQANIVELYISYLRKKIDAGRPPMIHTMRGFGYVLKPAA, from the coding sequence ATGAGCACGAGCACACCGTTCGCCGGCATCACCCCCCGCACCGACGCGCGGGAGGTCCTGCGCGGGCCCGACGGCCGGGCGATCAAGGTCCTGGTCGTCGACGACGAGCAGACCCTGTCCGAGCTGCTGGCGCTCGCGCTCCGGTACGAGGGCTGGGAGGTCCGCACGGCCGCCGACGGCGCCTCCGCCGTCGCCGCCGCCCGCGAGATGCGCCCGGATCTGGTGGTCCTGGACGTGATGCTGCCGGACATGGACGGTCTCGAGGTGCTCCGCCGGATGCGCAACGAGTCCGACCGCACCCCGGTGCTCTTCCTGACCGCCAAGGACGCGGTCGAGGATCGCATCGCCGGTCTCACCGCCGGCGGCGACGACTACGTCACCAAACCCTTCTCCATCGAGGAACTGGTGCTGCGGCTGCGCGCGCTGCTGCGCCGTTCGCACACCGCACTGGCTGCGGACAGCTCCACCATCACCGTCGGCGATCTCAGCCTGGACGAGGACTCCCGTGAGGTGCACCGCGGCGGCGACCTGATCCAGCTCACGGCCACCGAGTTCGAGCTGCTCCGCTTCCTGATGCGGAACGCCAAGCGGGTGCTGTCCAAGGCGCAGATCCTGGACCGGGTCTGGAACTACGACTTCGGCGGCCAGGCCAACATCGTCGAGCTCTACATCTCCTACCTGCGCAAGAAGATCGACGCCGGCCGACCGCCGATGATCCACACCATGCGCGGTTTCGGCTATGTCCTCAAGCCTGCCGCCTGA
- a CDS encoding TetR/AcrR family transcriptional regulator, whose product MTAQPRVSNPRGSGLRLRSELISAARDLLMRPADGPPFSLRAVARAAGVSPTAVYQHFPSLPDLVTAVVQDRSDQLSAAVGAPDGPPTAEALADHALRYLEWGVANPGAYQLLFESAERLGHPVGPGTPGWSMIDDLTDWIRPVAGEDAPARAIRAWTQLHGVASLRIHKPDLPWPTGLEVEAARIARQTLAD is encoded by the coding sequence GTGACTGCACAACCCCGGGTGTCCAACCCACGCGGGTCGGGCCTGCGGCTGCGGTCGGAGCTCATCTCGGCGGCTCGTGACCTGCTGATGAGACCTGCTGACGGGCCGCCGTTCTCGCTGCGCGCGGTGGCCCGGGCGGCCGGGGTCTCGCCGACCGCGGTCTACCAGCACTTCCCCTCGTTGCCCGACCTGGTGACGGCCGTGGTGCAGGACCGCAGCGATCAGCTGTCGGCAGCGGTCGGTGCGCCGGACGGGCCGCCGACCGCGGAGGCGCTGGCCGACCACGCGCTGCGGTACCTGGAGTGGGGGGTGGCGAACCCGGGTGCCTACCAGTTGCTGTTCGAGAGTGCCGAGCGGCTGGGGCATCCGGTCGGACCGGGGACGCCCGGCTGGTCGATGATCGACGACCTCACCGACTGGATCCGGCCGGTGGCGGGGGAGGACGCCCCCGCGCGGGCGATCCGGGCCTGGACGCAGTTGCACGGGGTGGCCTCGCTACGGATCCACAAGCCGGACCTGCCGTGGCCGACCGGGCTCGAGGTCGAGGCGGCCCGGATCGCCCGGCAGACGCTGGCGGACTGA
- a CDS encoding sensor histidine kinase — protein sequence MSSSLPPEIPTPPATPDRPPTDRRTAGRRPVTLRTKLIAGFVGVIVVVCAVIGVVTEVFLSNYLVQQVDSRIAITQDRFPGGQNGSGNSGTSGEQPTFGPGTNLTTCTTQNRPDPDGLFACVQDGAVATGYIKKNYDTVALTDADRAALLAVADDGRPVTVSLSTGEFRVAAKTTSGGITLINGASLDQVSDTQVRLGIIMAVVAGGAILIGGGLVFFIVRRSVRPLERVAATARAVSTLPLHTGEVDLSVRVPPRDTDTRTEIGQVGAALNQMLGHVSGALESRQASETRVRQFVADASHELRTPLAAIRGYAELARRGEQDPGTVGHALRRVESESARMTTLVEDLLLLARLDSGRPLAQEEVDLTMLLVDRMSDARVAGPDHRWQLDLPEEPVTVVGDGARLHQVVANLLTNARNHTPAGTLVTASVREYADAVEMTVTDNGPGIPDHLQPEIFGRFVRGDSSRSRAAGSTGLGLAIVAAVVSAHGGTVRVDSRPGLTRATVRLPRG from the coding sequence ATGTCCTCAAGCCTGCCGCCTGAGATCCCCACTCCCCCGGCAACTCCCGACCGGCCGCCCACCGACCGGCGCACGGCCGGGCGCCGTCCGGTGACCCTGCGCACCAAGCTGATCGCCGGCTTCGTCGGCGTGATCGTGGTGGTCTGCGCAGTCATCGGCGTGGTCACCGAGGTGTTCCTGTCGAACTACCTCGTCCAGCAGGTGGACTCGCGCATCGCGATCACCCAGGACCGGTTCCCGGGCGGCCAGAACGGCTCCGGCAACTCCGGAACGTCGGGCGAGCAGCCGACCTTCGGACCGGGGACGAACCTGACCACCTGCACCACGCAGAACCGCCCGGACCCGGACGGCCTCTTCGCGTGCGTCCAGGACGGCGCGGTCGCCACCGGCTACATCAAGAAGAACTACGACACCGTCGCACTCACCGACGCCGACCGCGCCGCACTGCTCGCGGTCGCCGACGACGGCCGGCCGGTCACCGTGTCGCTGAGCACCGGCGAGTTCCGGGTCGCCGCGAAGACCACCTCCGGTGGCATCACCTTGATCAACGGTGCGTCCCTGGACCAGGTCTCGGACACCCAGGTGCGGCTCGGCATCATCATGGCGGTCGTCGCCGGCGGCGCCATCCTCATCGGCGGCGGCCTGGTCTTCTTCATCGTCCGCCGCTCGGTCCGGCCGCTGGAGCGCGTCGCCGCCACCGCCCGCGCGGTGTCCACCCTGCCGTTGCACACCGGTGAGGTCGACCTGTCGGTGCGCGTGCCGCCCCGGGACACCGACACCCGCACCGAGATCGGCCAGGTGGGTGCGGCTCTCAACCAGATGCTCGGTCACGTCTCCGGCGCGCTGGAGTCCCGGCAGGCCAGCGAGACCAGGGTCCGGCAGTTCGTCGCGGACGCCTCCCACGAACTGCGGACGCCGCTCGCGGCGATCCGCGGGTACGCCGAACTGGCCCGCCGGGGCGAACAGGACCCGGGCACCGTCGGGCATGCGCTGCGGCGCGTGGAATCGGAGTCCGCACGGATGACCACCCTCGTCGAGGACCTCCTGTTGCTCGCCCGGCTGGACTCCGGCCGTCCGCTGGCCCAGGAGGAGGTGGACCTGACGATGCTGCTGGTGGACCGGATGTCGGATGCCCGGGTGGCCGGGCCGGACCACCGCTGGCAGCTGGACCTGCCCGAGGAACCGGTCACCGTGGTCGGCGACGGAGCCCGGCTGCACCAGGTGGTGGCGAACCTGCTGACCAACGCCCGCAACCACACCCCGGCCGGGACCCTGGTCACCGCATCGGTCCGCGAGTACGCGGATGCGGTCGAGATGACCGTCACCGACAACGGTCCCGGCATCCCGGATCACCTGCAGCCGGAGATCTTCGGGCGCTTCGTGCGGGGCGACTCGTCCCGCTCCCGGGCCGCCGGATCCACCGGACTGGGCCTGGCGATCGTCGCCGCGGTGGTGTCGGCGCACGGCGGTACCGTCCGGGTGGACAGCCGGCCGGGCCTGACCCGGGCCACCGTCCGGCTCCCCCGAGGCTGA